In Cherax quadricarinatus isolate ZL_2023a chromosome 35, ASM3850222v1, whole genome shotgun sequence, the following are encoded in one genomic region:
- the NaPi-III gene encoding sodium-dependent phosphate transporter 1-B isoform X5 — MLGSLAALGGSAMWNLVATFFKLPISGTHTIVGATVGFSLCARGFHGVNWSTFGKIVASWFVSPVLSGIMSGIIYLGLNHFILKKEKPLEPGLRALPFIYGFTLLVNVFSIVHDGPAMLKFDLIPWWGSIVVAVCVGFLTAVFVQLFIVPRQRKAIHAQLDNEATKQENEVKFTFDSADNLEMVELLYNEENSRSPSPPSQELSVIEKGISPTTYTFSGTTESNGYIPAETKSSLLASGLDATSPSSNSLGVTHNSSQVPLVHTNQVKVISMEELSDKKDIDTERPEVKGLFSFLQILTATFGSFAHGGNDVSNAIGPLIALWAIYTEGSVAQRSPTPLYILLYGGLGISVGLWVWGRRVIQTIGEDLTKVTPSSGFTIEIGSAFTVLLASKIGLPISTTHCKVGSVVFVGWAKSSRQGVDWKLFRNIVIAWVVTVPLTAGISALLMLIFRIAFL; from the exons ATGCTGGGATCTCTTGCTGCACTGG GGGGTAGCGCCATGTGGAATTTAGTGGCTACTTTCTTCAAGCTACCCATCTCTGGCACCCACACCATTGTTGGAGCCACTGTTGGTTTCTCCTTGTGTGCACGTGGATTCCATGGTGTCAACTGGAGTACCTTTGGCAAAATTG tTGCATCATGGTTTGTATCTCCTGTTCTATCTGGCATAATGTCTGGCATAATTTACCTGGGATTAAACCACTTCATATTGAAGAAAGAAAAGCCACTTGAGCCAGGTCTCCGTGCTCTTCCCTTTATCTATGGCTTCACACTTCTCGTCAATGTCTTTTCAATTGTTCATGATGGACCTGCCA TGCTGAAGTTTGACTTGATTCCATGGTGGGGGTCCATTGtggttgctgtgtgtgtgggtttcCTGACTGCCGTTTTTGTTCAACTGTTTATTGTCCCTCGCCAGCGGAAGGCAATTCATG CCCAACTTGACAATGAAGCAACAAAGCAGGAGAATGAAGTTAAATTCACATTCGACTCTGCTG ATAACTTAGAAATGGTCGAACTATTATATAACGAAG AAAATTCCCGTTCGCCTTCGCCTCCAAGCCAGGAGTTATCTGTGATTGAGAAAGGCATCTCTCCCACCACCTACACCTTTAGTGGCACCACAGAGTCCAATGGATACATCCCTGCAGAAACCAAGTCCAGTCTTCTTGCAAGTGGACTAGATGCCACCTCTCCTTCATCCAACTCTCTTG gtgttaCTCATAACAGCAGCCAAGTGCCTCTTGTACATACCAACCAAGTGAAAGTGATCTCAATGGAGGAGCTCTCAGACAAAAAGGATATTGACACCGAGAGACCAGAGGTGAAGGGTCTTTTCTCCTTCCTCCAGATTCTTACAGCTACTTTTGGCTCCTTTGCCCATGGTGGAAATGATGTTAGTAATGCAATTGGTCCACTGATAGCTCTGTGGGCAATCTACACTGAAGGGTCTGTTGCCCAGAGGTCTCCGACACCCCTCTATATTCTCTTGTATGGTGGT CTGGGTATCTCCGTGGGACTGTGGGTGTGGGGTCGTCGTGTTATTCAAACAATTGGTGAAGATTTGACTAAAGTGACTCCATCTTCTGGTTTTACCATTGAAATAGGATCTGCCTTCACCGTGTTGCTTGCTTCAAAAATTGGTCTCCCTATTTCTACTACTCATTGTAAGGTTGGATCTGTTGTCTTCGTTGGCTGGGCCAAGTCTTCTCGGCAGGGTGTCGATTGGAAACTTTTCAG GAACATCGTTATAGCGTGGGTCGTCACGGTACCCTTGACAGCTGGTATCTCAGCCCTGCTCATGCTTATATTTAGAATTGCCTTCTTGTAA